Proteins from one Phocoena sinus isolate mPhoSin1 chromosome 8, mPhoSin1.pri, whole genome shotgun sequence genomic window:
- the MRGPRF gene encoding mas-related G-protein coupled receptor member F, whose product MAGNCSWETHPTNRNKMCPGVSEAPELYGRGFLTIEQITMLPPPAVTNYIFLLLCLCGLVGNGLVLWFFGFSIKRSPFSIYFLHLASADVGYLFSKAVFSILNTGGFLGSFADYVRAVSRILGLCMFITSVSLLPAISSERCLSVIFPSWYWRRRPKRLSAVVCSLLWSLSLLVTSIHSYFCMFLGRQASGPGCGHVDTFLGILLFLVSCPLMVLPCLALVLHVECRARRRQRSAKLNHVILAMVSVFLVSSIYLGIDWFLFWVFQIPAPFPEYVTDLFICINSSAKPVVYFLAGRDKSQRLWEPLRVVFQRALRDGAEPGEAGGSTPNTVTMEMQCASGNAS is encoded by the exons ATGGCTGGAAACTGCTCCTGGGAGACCCATCCCACCAACAGGAACAAG ATGTGTCCGGGAGTGAGCGAGGCCCCGGAGCTCTACGGCCGCGGCTTCCTGACCATCGAGCAGATCACCATGCTGCCACCGCCAGCCGTCACGAACTACATCTTCCTGCTTCTCTGTCTATGCGGCCTGGTGGGCAACGGGCTGGTCCTCTGGTTTTTCGGCTTCTCCATCAAAAGGAGCCCCTTCTCCATCTACTTTCTGCACTTGGCCAGCGCAGACGTCGGCTACCTCTTTAGCAAGGCCGTGTTCTCCATCCTGAACACGGGGGGCTTCCTGGGCTCGTTTGCCGACTACGTCCGCGCGGTGTCCCGGATCCTGGGGCTCTGCATGTTCATCACCAGCGTGAGCCTCCTGCCAGCCATCAGCTCAGAGCGCTGCCTGTCGGTCATCTTTCCCTCTTGGTACTGGCGCCGTCGGCCCAAGCGCCTGTCGGCCGTGGTGTGCTCGCTGCTCTGGAGCCTGTCACTCCTGGTCACCAGCATCCACAGCTACTTCTGCATGTTCCTGGGCCGCCAGGCGTCCGGGCCGGGCTGCGGGCACGTGGACACCTTCCTGGGCATCCTGCTCTTCCTGGTCTCCTGCCCGCTCATGGTGCTGCCCTGCCTGGCGCTCGTCCTGCACGTGGAATGCCGGGCCCGGCGGCGCCAGCGCTCGGCCAAGCTCAACCACGTCATCCTGGCCATGGTCTCGGTTTTCCTCGTGTCCTCCATCTACTTAGGGATCGACTGGTTCCTCTTCTGGGTCTTCCAGATCCCGGCCCCCTTCCCCGAGTACGTCACCGACCTGTTTATCTGTATCAACAGCAGTGCCAAGCCTGTCGTCTACTTCCTGGCCGGCAGGGACAAGTCACAGCGGCTGTGGGAGCCCCTCAGGGTGGTCTTCCAGCGGGCCCTGCGAGACGGGGCCGAGccgggggaggcggggggcagcACGCCCAACACGGTCACCATGGAGATGCAGTGCGCCTCGGGGAATGCCTCGTGA